A portion of the Tenacibaculum todarodis genome contains these proteins:
- a CDS encoding helix-turn-helix domain-containing protein, with product MYSKEVLFIKEIGKQIKKHRKEQNLTQFDLAIKSDMEENALQRIKTGRTNPTIKTLLKVASALNVELFQLFIFEEKMKE from the coding sequence ATGTATTCTAAAGAAGTCCTTTTTATTAAAGAAATAGGAAAGCAGATTAAAAAACACCGAAAAGAACAAAACTTAACTCAGTTCGATTTGGCTATTAAATCTGACATGGAAGAGAATGCATTACAAAGAATTAAAACAGGAAGAACAAATCCAACTATTAAAACGTTGCTAAAGGTTGCAAGTGCTTTAAATGTTGAGCTGTTCCAATTATTTATTTTTGAAGAAAAAATGAAAGAATAA
- a CDS encoding pyridoxamine 5'-phosphate oxidase family protein, with product MAKFTNKITKRIQTFIEAQKLFFVATAPKDGRINLSPKGMDSFRVLDEKTVAWLSVTGSGNETSAHLLENGKMTIMMCAFEGAPNILRLYGTAIEVLPKDEKWTDLVANFPEIPGTRQIFVMTIDSTQSSCGMSIPFYEYQGERNELNDWAASKTEDELQTYIQEKNSESIDGLVTKK from the coding sequence ATGGCAAAATTCACAAACAAAATAACCAAGAGAATACAAACTTTTATTGAAGCACAAAAACTATTTTTTGTCGCAACTGCACCAAAAGATGGTCGTATTAATTTATCTCCAAAAGGAATGGATTCTTTTCGAGTTTTAGATGAAAAAACTGTGGCTTGGTTAAGTGTTACTGGAAGCGGAAATGAAACCTCTGCGCATTTATTAGAAAACGGAAAAATGACAATTATGATGTGTGCTTTTGAAGGTGCTCCAAATATTTTGAGACTCTACGGAACAGCTATTGAAGTTTTACCAAAAGATGAAAAATGGACTGATTTAGTAGCTAATTTTCCTGAGATTCCTGGAACACGCCAAATATTTGTAATGACTATAGATTCTACACAATCTTCTTGCGGAATGTCAATTCCATTTTATGAATACCAAGGAGAAAGAAATGAATTAAATGATTGGGCAGCTTCAAAAACAGAAGATGAATTACAAACCTATATTCAAGAAAAAAATTCAGAAAGTATTGATGGTTTGGTTACAAAAAAGTAA
- the glpK gene encoding glycerol kinase GlpK translates to MTNKYIVALDQGTTSSRSVIVNENGQIVGMAQQEFEQIFPNSGWVEHNPLEILESQLSTLKKAIAIANILPSEIVGIGITNQRETTVIWNKNTGKPIYNAIVWQDKRTADICERLKKNGFENHIKKTTGLVVDSYFSATKINWILNNVEGAKKEAENGKLLFGTVDSWLLWNLTNGEIHATDYSNASRTMLFDIKNLCWDEKILTELNIPKSMLPEVKPSSFNFGSYELDGNEIPIAGIAGDQQAALFGQACFNKGEAKNTYGTGCFMLMNTGTELEYSKNGLLTTIAWGIDDKVYYALEGSVFVAGSAIQWLRDGLEIINSAKESEKLASLVKGENPVVVVPAFAGLGAPYWDMYARGAVFGLTRDTGKNHLIKATLESLAYQTKDILDVMQKDSEVQLTSLKVDGGACVNNLIMQFQADMLNAEVERPEIIETTVMGAAYLAGICVGLWKQEDILTRRKIDRTFTPTFSEEKRTRLYKKWQKAVERTKNWID, encoded by the coding sequence ATGACAAATAAATACATCGTAGCTTTAGATCAAGGAACTACAAGTTCTCGTTCTGTAATTGTAAACGAAAACGGGCAAATTGTTGGAATGGCACAGCAAGAATTTGAACAGATTTTCCCCAATTCTGGTTGGGTAGAACACAATCCATTAGAAATCTTAGAAAGCCAACTTTCAACCTTAAAAAAAGCGATAGCAATTGCTAATATTTTACCTTCAGAAATTGTTGGAATCGGAATTACAAATCAACGTGAAACTACTGTAATTTGGAATAAAAATACAGGAAAACCAATTTACAACGCAATTGTTTGGCAAGACAAACGAACTGCGGATATTTGCGAACGATTAAAGAAAAATGGATTCGAAAATCACATAAAAAAAACAACAGGTTTAGTAGTTGATTCTTACTTTTCAGCCACAAAAATTAATTGGATTTTAAACAATGTTGAAGGTGCGAAAAAAGAAGCAGAAAACGGAAAACTCCTTTTTGGAACCGTAGATTCTTGGTTGCTGTGGAATTTAACCAACGGAGAAATACACGCAACAGATTACAGCAATGCTTCACGAACCATGTTATTCGACATTAAAAATTTATGTTGGGATGAAAAAATTCTTACCGAATTAAACATTCCAAAATCGATGTTACCCGAAGTAAAACCTTCGTCTTTTAACTTTGGAAGTTATGAATTGGATGGAAATGAAATTCCGATTGCAGGAATTGCTGGAGACCAACAAGCAGCACTTTTTGGACAAGCTTGTTTTAATAAAGGTGAAGCAAAAAACACCTACGGAACAGGCTGTTTTATGTTAATGAATACTGGAACAGAGTTAGAATATTCTAAAAACGGATTGCTAACAACCATTGCTTGGGGAATTGATGACAAAGTTTATTATGCACTCGAAGGAAGTGTTTTTGTAGCAGGTTCTGCAATTCAATGGTTGCGTGATGGCTTAGAAATAATCAATTCAGCAAAAGAAAGTGAAAAATTAGCAAGTTTAGTAAAAGGTGAAAATCCAGTTGTAGTTGTTCCTGCATTTGCAGGTTTGGGTGCTCCTTATTGGGACATGTACGCTCGTGGAGCTGTTTTTGGATTAACACGTGATACTGGGAAAAATCATTTAATAAAAGCTACTTTAGAGTCTTTAGCCTATCAAACAAAAGACATTTTAGATGTAATGCAAAAAGATAGCGAAGTACAATTAACATCGCTAAAAGTTGATGGTGGCGCGTGTGTAAACAACTTAATAATGCAATTTCAGGCTGATATGTTAAATGCTGAAGTAGAACGTCCAGAAATTATTGAAACTACGGTTATGGGCGCTGCTTATCTAGCAGGAATTTGTGTAGGTTTATGGAAACAAGAAGATATTCTTACAAGGCGAAAAATTGATAGAACTTTTACACCTACTTTTTCCGAAGAAAAAAGAACTCGATTGTATAAAAAATGGCAAAAAGCTGTTGAAAGAACTAAAAATTGGATTGACTAA
- a CDS encoding Na+/H+ antiporter NhaC family protein, whose protein sequence is MYTFKFLKKYFMEYGFLSVLPPIVAIILALRTKQVYIALLFGIWFSWLIIEGWNPIIGTMSMIEGMVDVFQSKGNTRTIMFSALVGALLIFIQYSKGVEGFVNLLQKWMVKFENKKAGYSRVMVQVLATVTGLLLFVETSISSLTVGTLYRPIFDKLGVPREKLAYIADSSSAPSSILIPFNAWGAFIMGLLLTQGIEKPFSVLISSIKYNFYPLLAIAIVFIVIFSKKDFKLMAKAEKRTKETGELMNPNSKPMVSDEVTSYPPKEGIKAKAYNMIVPLLVMVFMMPINLIYTGWSAVESSTSVLNHVQQAIGNGSGSSSVLYAVITALLVAMLMYFIQGIMKPKEMVSLTLKGISELMPLALLMLLAFAIGDACKTLETGIYVADVTKDWLSPELLPAVVFIISSFIAFSTGTSWGTFAIMLAISVPMANIHGSDITIIVAATLGGGIFGDHCSPISDTSIIASMASASDHIDHVKTQLPYALIGGVITVIMYLIIGFFG, encoded by the coding sequence ATGTATACCTTTAAATTCTTAAAAAAGTATTTTATGGAATATGGTTTTTTATCAGTTTTGCCACCAATTGTGGCAATTATTTTAGCATTAAGAACTAAGCAAGTTTATATAGCACTATTATTTGGTATTTGGTTTTCTTGGTTAATTATTGAAGGTTGGAATCCAATTATAGGAACAATGTCTATGATTGAAGGAATGGTAGACGTTTTTCAATCTAAAGGAAACACCAGAACCATAATGTTTAGTGCATTAGTTGGTGCTTTGTTAATTTTTATTCAATACTCGAAAGGTGTTGAAGGTTTTGTAAATCTCTTACAAAAATGGATGGTGAAGTTTGAAAATAAAAAAGCAGGTTATAGTAGAGTTATGGTACAAGTTTTAGCAACAGTAACGGGTTTGTTGTTATTTGTTGAAACAAGCATTAGTTCTTTAACAGTAGGAACTTTATACAGACCTATTTTTGATAAACTAGGCGTACCGAGGGAAAAACTCGCATATATTGCCGATTCAAGTTCAGCGCCATCATCTATTTTAATTCCATTTAATGCTTGGGGCGCATTTATTATGGGATTGTTATTAACGCAAGGAATAGAAAAACCATTTTCGGTATTGATTAGTTCTATTAAATATAATTTTTATCCGTTGTTGGCAATTGCAATTGTTTTTATTGTCATTTTCTCGAAAAAGGATTTTAAATTAATGGCTAAAGCCGAAAAAAGAACCAAAGAAACTGGTGAATTGATGAATCCAAATTCTAAACCAATGGTTTCAGATGAAGTAACTTCGTATCCACCGAAAGAAGGTATTAAAGCAAAAGCTTATAATATGATTGTTCCATTATTGGTAATGGTTTTTATGATGCCAATAAATTTGATTTATACAGGTTGGAGTGCTGTAGAAAGTTCAACATCAGTTTTAAATCACGTGCAGCAAGCAATCGGAAATGGCTCTGGGTCATCATCCGTTTTATATGCAGTTATTACTGCACTTTTGGTAGCAATGCTAATGTATTTTATACAAGGAATAATGAAACCGAAAGAAATGGTGAGTTTAACCTTAAAAGGAATTAGTGAGTTGATGCCTTTAGCTTTGTTAATGTTGTTAGCATTTGCTATTGGAGATGCTTGTAAGACATTAGAAACAGGTATTTATGTAGCAGACGTTACTAAAGATTGGTTGTCGCCAGAATTACTGCCTGCGGTAGTTTTTATTATTAGTTCTTTTATTGCATTTTCAACAGGAACTTCTTGGGGAACTTTTGCTATTATGTTGGCAATTTCTGTGCCTATGGCAAACATTCATGGTTCAGATATTACCATAATTGTTGCTGCAACTTTGGGTGGCGGAATTTTTGGAGATCATTGTTCTCCTATTTCGGATACGTCTATTATTGCATCCATGGCTTCGGCAAGTGATCATATAGATCATGTAAAGACACAATTGCCTTATGCGTTAATTGGTGGCGTAATTACTGTTATTATGTATTTAATTATTGGTTTTTTTGGGTAA
- a CDS encoding TetR/AcrR family transcriptional regulator encodes MITKVDLLKFSITKFTQCGSKQVTLDEIANTLGISKKTIYTFFNNKEELVTSSLESLLNEYREDINSVVTENSNDPILCVVLIYEKGFEYLKYFKPSFIFGLKKYYPKAHTLFEEFIEELSKKSYKLLKQAQESGDIKEDVNIELIVKIYFLRIDKLVFKENNLFEFYSKNELFKHLVTYNLKGIITPNYSNSYFE; translated from the coding sequence ATGATTACTAAAGTAGATTTGTTAAAGTTTTCTATCACTAAATTTACCCAATGCGGAAGCAAGCAAGTAACGTTAGATGAAATTGCAAATACGCTTGGTATTTCTAAAAAAACAATTTATACTTTTTTTAATAATAAAGAAGAACTAGTTACTTCAAGTTTAGAGAGTTTATTAAATGAATATAGAGAAGATATAAATAGCGTTGTTACAGAAAACAGTAACGACCCTATATTATGTGTAGTGTTGATTTATGAAAAAGGGTTTGAGTATTTAAAATACTTTAAACCCTCTTTCATTTTTGGTTTAAAAAAATATTACCCAAAAGCACATACTTTATTTGAAGAATTTATTGAAGAATTATCTAAAAAATCCTATAAATTACTCAAACAGGCACAAGAATCAGGTGATATTAAAGAAGATGTTAATATAGAATTAATTGTAAAAATTTACTTCTTAAGAATTGACAAACTTGTATTTAAAGAAAATAATTTGTTTGAATTCTATTCAAAAAACGAACTCTTTAAACATTTAGTTACCTATAATTTAAAAGGAATAATTACTCCTAATTATTCTAACTCTTATTTTGAATAG
- a CDS encoding efflux transporter outer membrane subunit has translation MKSIIKKNNLQKGLVLITMSFILQSCFVAKDYVRPELNTETEALYRTENLSKDSVSIADVSWKKLFSDQYLQQYIAEGLQNNMDVRIALQQIISAEAYAKQGKAGYLPSVNVGTNWTHQVQSKNTQFGAFLTDRSTDQFDLTANLSWEADIWGKIRSNKRASQAAYLQSVAGHQLVKTQLISSIANTYYNLLALDAQLKITKQTIATRESGVTTIKALKDAGQVTQVAVDQNIAQYNSAKTLQVDIESAIFKTENTLSILLGKTPQNFKRGTLDLQKIEQEIVLGVPSKLLSNRPDVMAAEFGLIQSFELSNVAKSNLYPSLTLTAAGGFQSLEIDDLFNSNSLFTNIIGGLTQPIFNKRKLKTQREVALSQQEQSLLQFKKTLLIAGSEVSNALFSYESEVRKFEFRKNEVEALRKAESNSEILLKNGYANYLDLLTARQSALSAELNIIDSKLQQLISIVDLYEALGGGWK, from the coding sequence ATGAAATCAATTATAAAGAAAAATAATCTTCAAAAAGGACTTGTTTTAATTACAATGTCCTTTATACTACAAAGCTGTTTTGTAGCAAAAGATTACGTAAGACCAGAATTAAATACTGAAACTGAAGCGCTGTACAGAACAGAAAATTTATCTAAAGATAGCGTGTCTATTGCAGATGTATCTTGGAAAAAATTGTTTTCAGACCAATACCTTCAACAATATATTGCAGAAGGTTTACAAAACAATATGGACGTTCGTATTGCTTTACAACAAATAATATCTGCAGAAGCATATGCTAAGCAAGGTAAAGCAGGTTATTTACCTTCTGTAAATGTAGGAACAAACTGGACACATCAAGTGCAATCTAAAAACACTCAATTTGGAGCTTTTTTAACAGATAGATCTACAGATCAGTTTGATTTAACTGCAAATCTATCTTGGGAAGCAGATATTTGGGGAAAAATAAGAAGCAATAAAAGAGCTTCGCAAGCAGCTTATTTGCAAAGTGTTGCTGGTCATCAATTAGTAAAAACACAATTGATCTCTAGTATTGCAAACACTTATTACAATCTTTTAGCTTTAGATGCGCAATTAAAAATAACAAAGCAAACCATAGCAACAAGAGAAAGTGGTGTTACAACTATAAAGGCATTAAAAGATGCTGGTCAAGTAACTCAGGTTGCTGTAGATCAAAATATTGCACAATACAATAGTGCAAAAACTTTACAAGTAGATATAGAAAGTGCTATTTTTAAAACTGAAAACACGTTAAGTATTCTATTGGGAAAAACACCTCAAAATTTTAAGAGAGGTACTTTAGATCTTCAGAAAATAGAACAAGAAATTGTTCTTGGTGTACCTTCTAAATTGCTAAGTAATAGACCAGATGTAATGGCGGCAGAATTTGGATTAATTCAATCTTTTGAGTTAAGTAACGTAGCAAAAAGTAACTTATATCCATCATTAACACTTACAGCAGCTGGTGGTTTTCAAAGTTTGGAAATAGATGACCTTTTTAACTCAAATTCTTTATTTACAAACATTATTGGGGGGTTAACACAACCAATTTTTAATAAGAGAAAGCTAAAGACACAAAGAGAAGTAGCTCTTTCACAACAAGAGCAATCTTTACTTCAATTTAAAAAGACTTTATTAATTGCTGGTAGTGAAGTTTCAAATGCTTTATTCTCTTACGAGTCTGAAGTTAGAAAATTTGAATTTAGAAAAAATGAAGTTGAAGCGCTACGTAAAGCAGAAAGCAATTCAGAAATTTTACTTAAAAATGGATATGCAAATTATTTAGACCTATTAACAGCAAGACAAAGTGCATTAAGTGCAGAACTTAATATTATAGACAGTAAACTACAACAATTAATTTCAATTGTAGATTTATACGAAGCTCTTGGTGGAGGTTGGAAATAA
- a CDS encoding efflux RND transporter permease subunit codes for MLKTFIERPVLSTVISIIIVLLGVISITSLPIEEYPDIAPPTIKVIANYTGANAETVLESVIVPIEEQINGVEGMTYITSTASNNGTAEITVYFDQEIDADIAAVNVQNRVSRATPLLPQEVIQTGITTQKQETSALMFISMYSESDNYDATFIQNYLKINVIPAMQRISGVGDVSVFSQQDYAMRIWLNPEKLASYNLIPSDISAAIAEQNLEAAAGSLGQNNGESFSYTLTYSGRFKDEAQYSDIVIKALGNGEFLRLKDVATIELDAQSYASNAMSKGNPAVFMGIFQTKGSNAQEIIENIKVTLEQVKADLPEGLDVFVPYDTSLFLNASIDKVITTLLEAFLLVFLVVFIFLQDLRSTLIPAIAVPVSIIGTFFFLNVFGYSINLLTLFALVLAIGIVVDDAIVVVEAVHAKMDEGEKNPKKATLTAMNEISGAIISITLVMAAVFIPVTFVTGPTGVFYEQFGVTLIIAILISAVNALTLSPALCALLLKTHKEDEELKGKGPLKRFYTLFNRGFNATVERYGRSLQFLYKRKFVSVLLLIIAVVGIFWASSTTPTGFVPNEDRGIIFANIELPPGASLDRTDAVSRKLYDQIEGIDGIVAVNFIKGRSLISGAGSNFGFGIIKLEDWADRTDPSLSAQAITGKLFGVAAGIPDANIIFFSPPSIRGFGNSSGFEINLLDKFGGEFADLDKANKDFSMALMSHPEIKYATSAFNTNYPQYEMEVNVPLAKEKGVSVTSIFSTLQGYIGGIYASDFSRFGKQFRVYIQALPEDRADENALNSMYVRTESGEMTPITQFVTLKRVYGPQSVTRFNLFNSTMISGATNDGYSTGDAIRVIEEEVAKLPSNYTVAYSGLTREEVNAGNQTAFIFALSILFVYFLLSAQYESYLLPFAVVLSLPFGVFGAYISTKFLGLENNIYFQIALIMLIGLLAKNAILIVEFALARRKNGESIVDAAILGAKSRLRPILMTSFAFILGLMPLALAKGVGSEGNNSIGSGAAGGMLIGTILGVFVIPILFILFQWLQEKISGKPAVQTIEE; via the coding sequence ATGTTAAAAACATTTATTGAAAGACCAGTTCTTTCGACAGTGATATCTATTATCATAGTTTTACTAGGAGTTATTAGTATAACTAGCTTACCTATAGAAGAATACCCTGATATTGCACCACCAACAATAAAGGTGATAGCAAATTATACAGGAGCAAATGCAGAAACTGTATTAGAAAGTGTAATTGTACCAATCGAAGAGCAAATTAATGGTGTAGAAGGTATGACATACATTACCTCTACAGCTTCTAACAACGGTACCGCAGAAATTACAGTATATTTTGATCAAGAAATTGATGCAGATATTGCTGCAGTAAACGTACAAAACCGTGTATCTAGAGCAACACCTTTATTACCACAAGAAGTTATTCAAACAGGTATTACAACTCAAAAGCAAGAAACGAGTGCGTTAATGTTTATTTCGATGTATTCTGAAAGCGATAATTACGACGCTACTTTTATTCAAAATTACTTAAAAATTAACGTTATACCAGCAATGCAACGTATTAGTGGTGTTGGTGATGTAAGCGTATTTTCTCAGCAAGATTATGCGATGCGTATTTGGTTAAATCCAGAAAAATTAGCGTCTTATAACTTAATTCCTTCTGATATTTCTGCAGCTATTGCAGAACAAAATTTAGAAGCAGCAGCAGGATCTTTAGGTCAGAATAACGGAGAATCTTTTTCATATACATTAACCTATAGTGGTCGTTTTAAAGACGAAGCACAATACAGCGATATTGTAATTAAAGCCTTAGGAAACGGAGAATTTTTACGTTTAAAAGATGTGGCAACTATTGAGTTAGATGCACAATCTTACGCATCAAATGCAATGAGTAAAGGAAATCCTGCAGTTTTTATGGGAATTTTTCAAACCAAAGGATCTAATGCACAAGAAATTATAGAGAACATAAAAGTAACTTTAGAACAAGTAAAGGCAGATTTACCTGAAGGATTAGATGTTTTTGTTCCTTATGATACAAGTTTATTCTTAAACGCTTCAATTGATAAAGTAATTACCACTTTATTAGAAGCTTTTTTATTGGTTTTCTTAGTGGTTTTTATCTTCTTACAAGATTTGAGATCTACATTAATTCCTGCAATTGCAGTTCCAGTTTCAATTATTGGTACCTTCTTTTTCTTGAATGTTTTTGGATATTCAATTAACTTATTAACGCTTTTCGCTTTAGTATTAGCAATTGGTATTGTGGTTGATGATGCCATTGTAGTTGTAGAAGCCGTACATGCTAAGATGGATGAAGGAGAAAAGAATCCTAAAAAAGCGACACTTACTGCAATGAACGAAATTTCTGGAGCCATAATCTCAATTACTTTGGTAATGGCAGCAGTATTTATTCCAGTAACTTTTGTAACAGGTCCAACAGGTGTTTTTTATGAGCAATTTGGAGTTACTCTAATTATTGCAATTCTTATTTCGGCAGTAAATGCTTTAACATTAAGTCCGGCATTATGTGCTTTATTATTAAAAACGCATAAAGAGGATGAGGAGTTAAAAGGAAAAGGGCCATTAAAACGTTTTTACACTTTATTCAATCGTGGATTTAATGCTACAGTAGAACGTTACGGTAGATCGCTTCAGTTTTTATACAAAAGAAAATTTGTATCTGTTTTATTATTAATTATAGCTGTTGTTGGAATATTTTGGGCTTCATCTACAACACCAACAGGATTTGTACCTAATGAAGATAGAGGAATTATTTTTGCAAATATAGAATTACCTCCAGGAGCATCTTTAGATAGAACAGATGCTGTGTCTAGAAAATTATACGATCAAATAGAAGGTATAGATGGTATTGTAGCAGTTAACTTTATTAAAGGTAGAAGTTTAATTAGTGGAGCTGGTAGTAACTTTGGTTTTGGTATTATAAAACTTGAAGATTGGGCAGATAGAACGGATCCATCACTTTCAGCACAAGCAATTACAGGAAAATTATTTGGTGTAGCAGCAGGAATTCCAGATGCAAACATCATCTTCTTTTCTCCACCAAGTATTCGTGGTTTTGGTAATTCTTCTGGTTTCGAAATTAACTTACTAGATAAGTTTGGTGGCGAGTTTGCTGATTTAGATAAAGCTAATAAAGATTTTTCTATGGCATTAATGAGTCATCCAGAAATTAAATATGCAACATCTGCATTCAACACAAACTATCCTCAATACGAAATGGAAGTTAATGTGCCTTTAGCAAAAGAAAAAGGAGTTTCTGTAACTAGTATATTTTCAACATTGCAAGGATATATTGGAGGAATTTATGCTTCTGATTTCTCTAGATTTGGAAAACAATTTAGAGTGTATATTCAAGCGTTACCAGAAGACAGAGCAGATGAAAATGCGTTAAATAGCATGTATGTAAGAACTGAATCTGGAGAAATGACACCAATTACACAGTTTGTAACTCTAAAACGAGTTTATGGACCACAATCGGTAACGCGTTTTAACTTGTTTAATTCTACTATGATTTCCGGTGCTACTAATGACGGTTATAGTACAGGTGATGCAATTAGAGTTATTGAAGAGGAGGTTGCAAAATTACCAAGTAATTATACCGTTGCTTATTCTGGTTTAACCCGTGAGGAAGTTAATGCAGGTAACCAAACAGCATTTATTTTTGCTTTAAGTATCTTATTTGTGTATTTCTTATTAAGTGCACAATATGAGAGTTATTTATTACCATTTGCAGTTGTATTATCATTACCATTTGGTGTATTTGGAGCGTATATAAGTACTAAGTTTTTAGGGCTAGAAAATAACATTTATTTCCAAATTGCATTGATTATGCTTATTGGATTACTCGCCAAAAATGCCATTCTTATTGTAGAATTTGCGCTAGCTAGGCGAAAAAATGGTGAAAGTATTGTTGATGCTGCAATCCTTGGAGCAAAGTCACGTTTACGTCCAATTTTAATGACCTCTTTTGCCTTTATTTTAGGATTAATGCCATTAGCATTAGCAAAAGGTGTTGGTTCTGAAGGAAACAACTCAATTGGTTCTGGAGCAGCTGGAGGAATGCTTATTGGTACTATTTTAGGAGTTTTTGTAATTCCTATCTTATTTATATTATTTCAATGGTTACAAGAAAAAATTTCTGGAAAACCAGCAGTACAAACAATAGAAGAATAA
- a CDS encoding efflux RND transporter periplasmic adaptor subunit has translation MITNKIHNILVLSLTLVIVSCGKTEQKQAVVKAPLASFPVSQIESKTVTGFTDYPATIEGIVNSDVRAKTSGYIEKVYVDEGQKVRKGQMLFRLETQSLSQDAGAAKARVNVAQVEVDKLIPLVEKNIISAVQLETAKANLAQAKANLSGVSANIGYATIKSPIDGYVGAINFREGALISPNDARALTTVSEIDKVYAFFSFNEAQYIDHLQRSEGQNKAERIKNSPDLSLILANGKEYSEKGRIQTSTGQINQNTGTIKIRATFNNPNEILTNGNSGKIRFPIEYKDAIVVPQTATFEQQGNIMIFKLGEGNKVATSILKVKGTVDNLYVVESGITTNDKIIISGVGKLRNGMEISPLETSFEEAIKPVATLFRN, from the coding sequence ATGATTACAAATAAAATACATAACATATTAGTACTAAGTTTAACCTTAGTTATAGTAAGCTGTGGAAAAACAGAACAAAAACAAGCAGTAGTAAAAGCTCCTCTTGCTTCATTTCCTGTTTCACAGATTGAAAGTAAAACCGTAACTGGTTTTACAGATTATCCTGCAACAATAGAAGGAATAGTAAATAGTGATGTAAGAGCAAAAACATCTGGATATATAGAAAAAGTGTATGTAGATGAAGGTCAAAAAGTACGTAAAGGCCAAATGTTATTTAGGTTAGAAACACAATCTTTAAGTCAAGATGCTGGAGCAGCAAAAGCTAGGGTTAATGTTGCCCAAGTAGAAGTAGATAAATTAATTCCGCTTGTAGAAAAGAACATTATAAGTGCAGTTCAATTAGAAACTGCAAAAGCAAACTTAGCGCAAGCAAAAGCAAACCTAAGTGGTGTCTCTGCCAATATTGGGTATGCAACTATTAAAAGTCCTATTGATGGTTATGTAGGTGCTATTAACTTTAGAGAAGGAGCTTTAATTAGCCCAAATGATGCAAGGGCATTAACAACAGTTAGTGAAATTGATAAAGTTTATGCTTTTTTTAGTTTTAATGAAGCACAATACATCGATCATTTACAACGATCTGAAGGTCAAAATAAAGCAGAACGTATTAAAAACTCACCAGATTTAAGCTTGATTTTAGCTAATGGAAAAGAATATTCAGAAAAAGGGCGTATTCAAACTAGCACAGGTCAAATAAACCAAAACACAGGTACTATTAAGATTAGAGCAACTTTTAACAATCCTAATGAAATTTTAACCAATGGAAACAGTGGTAAAATAAGATTTCCTATTGAATATAAAGACGCTATTGTTGTACCACAAACTGCAACTTTTGAACAACAAGGAAATATTATGATATTTAAACTTGGAGAAGGTAACAAAGTAGCAACTTCAATTTTAAAGGTAAAAGGAACGGTAGATAATTTATATGTGGTAGAATCTGGAATTACTACAAATGATAAAATTATAATTTCAGGAGTTGGAAAACTAAGAAATGGAATGGAAATTTCTCCATTAGAAACTTCTTTTGAAGAAGCTATAAAACCAGTTGCAACTTTATTCAGAAATTAA
- a CDS encoding GbsR/MarR family transcriptional regulator, whose translation MKEICQEKMRLVEKLGVHLENRENLAPVAARILAYVILTGKKGVTFEEMVTTLCASKSTISTHINHLQDLNKIEYFTKTGDRKKYFVINKDSVVQHIDNLISEWQEVRELHLEIKEYKKSINQHKIEKKEEKFDLNFHNDYIKFIDGATASIEELRTKIIEKKFDF comes from the coding sequence ATGAAAGAAATTTGCCAAGAAAAAATGCGATTAGTTGAAAAACTTGGAGTGCATTTAGAAAATAGAGAGAACTTAGCTCCTGTTGCCGCTCGTATTTTAGCCTATGTAATTCTTACAGGCAAAAAAGGTGTAACTTTTGAAGAAATGGTAACAACTCTTTGCGCAAGTAAAAGTACAATTTCTACACACATAAATCATTTACAGGATTTAAACAAGATAGAATACTTTACTAAGACTGGTGATCGTAAAAAATACTTTGTCATCAATAAAGATTCAGTTGTTCAGCATATAGATAATCTTATAAGTGAATGGCAAGAAGTAAGAGAGTTACATTTAGAAATAAAAGAATATAAAAAAAGTATAAACCAACATAAAATAGAAAAAAAAGAAGAAAAATTTGATTTAAATTTTCATAATGACTATATCAAATTTATCGACGGAGCAACAGCTTCAATAGAAGAGTTAAGAACAAAAATAATAGAAAAAAAATTCGATTTTTAA